TTGCACACCTTATCGTGTCCCTGATGGAGAACACGAATTCTACCGGCTCTTCGGACTGCTGTGTCTGGTAAGCCCTGTAAGCCTTTCTTATCTCGTTTGCTATCTTGAGGAGGTCAAAGAGGAGTTTTACATCTCTTTCCCTTTCGGGAGTTCTGAGTTTTTCTCCGAGCTGTGTCTTTACGTCGTTTACCACGTAATACCAGAGGTACGTAAACTCTTCCTTGTTCAGAGAAGCAAGTGTATCCAGGTAGTCTTTAAGTATCAGGGCTTCGTCGGGGTAGTAAAAGCCCTTTTCGTCCTCAAAGGGAGGGTAATCCACGTACATTATGTCCGCCCTTGACTTTATGTCTTGAGGGAGTTCCGAAACACCGAGGTAGTTCTGAGGGTTCATTCCCCCCACGAGTATCACGTCGGGTCTCGCCTTTACCACCTCTCCGTAAGAGAGAACCAGGTACCTCCTGTAGTCAAAGAGGGGGTTGAATATTTTGACAAGAGAGGGAGGAAGTGTGTTTATCTCGTCAAGGTATATCACGGCTCCGGGCGTTCTCAGGGCCCTAACGAGGTCGGAGTAAACCTTCTTCGTTCCCTTTTTGGGGTCAAACTCGTAAATGAAGGTTATGTCTTCCTTTTCCATCTTTGAATTGCAGGGGATTATAAAGAGGGGTCTGTTGGTGAGAGCAGAGAATACTTCAACGAGGAAGTTTTTACCTACACCCGCGTCACCCTCAAGTATGAGTATTCCCTCGTGGTACTGGAGCTGCTCTTTTACTAAAGATGTGAACCTCTCAAGGTTCTGGACGAACCAGGGGGTTTCTTCAAAAGAGACGAACTCCGGAACTCTGTACTGCTCTGCTGAACAAAGGCCGTTTAAGTGTTTTAAGTACCTTCCGACCCAAGGGGGAAAGTGCCCGACTTCAGACTGTTCAAGTATGTTGTTGTAGCGCTTTGGCTCTACGCTCAGGCCGTCTTCCCTCTCAAAGATAAGCCTTGCGAATACTTTTCCGTCCTGCAGGAACTTGTCCTCTACTTTTACGTGCCACTTGTACCTTACGGGCTCAGCTTTGAACTTCTCTACTTCTTCCCTTCCGAAGATTACCTTGTCTTCAAGGAGTTTTATAGTGAAGGTTTTTAGCCTGTCCTCTATTAATTTCTCCTGAAGGGTCTTGAGGAGTTCTTCGTTTGCGTAGTTGTAAAACTCCCTGGGAAGTGTTGATATAAACTTCCTTGTTTCCTTTACCTCTTGGAGGCTTTCGAGCTCCGAGAAACTCTTAACCTTTGCCCTTGATATGGCTTCCCTTACTTTTTCAAGGTGCTCGTTTAACTTCTTGTTGAAGAACTCAACGACTTCCTTTCTCAGTTCTTCCAGCTTTTCCTTCCATTCCTGGGAGACTTCTTCAATTTTTTCCTTGAGTCTGTTGTAGTCCTGTCCGGTTATTGTTCCTTCCTGGAGTTTTTTCTTTATGTTTTCGTAAAAGACTTCGAGTTTTCTCTCTTGAAGTTCTTCACGTGCCTTCAGTATTAATTCTCTTACTTCCTTTAAAGGAACGCTTATTTCTTCAAGTTCCCTTAAGGGCTTTACGGACTCAAGTTCCTCTTCGGTTTTTGCCTCCTTTAAGACTTTTTTAAACTCCTTGTATATCTCGTTTGCGTTCTTGATTATCTGCTTTTGCCTTTCCTTGGGATACAAGAAGTCTATGAGGTTAGTTTCGAACTTCTCAAGGAAGTAGTAAAGCTTTCCTTCTTGTTCTTCCCACCTTGAGGTGTAAACGCTTCCGTCTGAGGCTACACGGACCACGCTGTAGCCGTACCCTTCCAGAAATCCTAAAAATTGATTGTTCCTCAGGTCGTAAACGCCGAGTCTGTTTTCCTCTTCATCCGCACTAAAGAGGAAGCTACCTTCCGGAGAAACGTCTATGAGTCCAACCCTGTGGGGGAGTTCAAGCTCTCCCTCCACTCTATCCAGGGCGGAGTCGTAAATTGCAATCTTTTGTTTTTCGTTGTCCGCTATGAATACTTTATCCTCGTAAAGGGCTATCGCCCTATTTCCCGCGTAGTTCAGTTTTCTGAGAAGATTACCGCCTATTGAGAAAACCGCACACCCTTGCGTTCCGCTCAGGAAAAGCTTCCCGTTCGGAAGTATCTTTAAAGCTCTGAGGTCACCTATTTCCGCGTCCCTGTATATGAAGGTGCTCTTAAAGTCAACGGTGGTCTGGGTGAGATCGCCTGAAAGGTCTATTACGTAAACCTTCTCTCCTACCACTCCGAAGGCTAAAGAACCTTTCCTTATATCGAGTCCACCAGTTGGTCTTAGTCCTTCCTGTGAAATCCTTACACTTTTCCATGTCTTGGGGTCTTTTGAGTTTTCCAGGTAGTAAATCACGAGGTATGGAGGTGCTACTACTCCCAAGTACTTTCCTCTGAAGACTATGTCCGTGATGGACTGAGCGGGGGGCTTTGAGGGGAGTCTGTGAAGGTTGCCAGCCCAATCGTAGAGCTGGAATATGCCGTGTCTCCTTCCTACAAGAACCCAGTAGGCGTCTTCGGAAACGTCTAAGGTTTCTATCCAGTACTCCTCTATCTTTGCGTCCGGATCCCTTTTTAAGGGGAAGTACTTGAACTTCAAATCACCTACGGTGAACTCGGGAGTTTTTTCTTCTTTCCTTTCTTCCTTTTTAAGGAACTTGTTTAAAATACCCATTTAAGATAAACATATTAAAGACTTAAAGGTGCACGACTTTCTGAGGAATCTCATACTGAGTTAAAATTTCCACTATGAAAGCTTACACCAAGTACTTAACCTTCAACACGAAGAAGAGAAGGGAACTCATAAGGATTACGGACGAGGTTAAAAAAGCGGTGGAAGAAAGCGAAGTGAAGGAAGGTCTTTGTCTTGTTTCCTCCATGCACCTGACATCCTCCGTAATCATTCAGGACGATGAGGAGGGACTTCACGAAGACATCTGGGAGTGGCTCGAGAAATTAGCACCATACAGACCTGATTACAAGCACCACAGAACCGGAGAGGACAACGGAGACGCTCACCTAAAAAACCTCTTAACTCACCTTCAGGTAGTCCTTCCTATAACGAACGGGAAGCTGGATCTGGGACCGTGGCAGGAGATTTTTTACGCGGAGTTTGACGGACAGAGACCGAAAAGAGTTGTTATAAAGATAATCGGGGAGTAAATAATTCTTAATGGCTGAGGAGCATAAAACAGAACGGGCAACTCCGTACAAAAGGAGGAAGGTAAGGGAAGAGGGAAACGTAGCAAAGAGCCACGAGATAGCATCCTCCCTTGTAGTCCTCCTTTCCCTTCTCCTATTACTCTTCCTTGGAACTTACATAGCTAAAGAAGTAATACTCATTTTTCTGGCGGTAACGGGATACGTCCACGCGGATATATCCGAGCTAGGAAGCCTTTACGAGAACTTTTACGAAAACATCGTTAAGGTTTTAACCCCGCTGTTTTTCTTAGCTCTATTAGTCGTCATTCTTTCTCACGTGGCACAGTTCGGATTTATTTTTACCTTGAAGCCTCTCTCTTTTAAGTGGGAAAGGATAAACCCTTTTGAAGGTATAAAGCGATTAATCTCTCTAACCACTTTATTTGAAACGGTAAAAAACACCCTGAAGGCTTTTCTGCTTATAGGTATAGCGGTTTTCGTTTTAAAGGGCAGTCTTTACTTTTTCCTCTCCTCTTCCACTTACCCTTTGGCAGAAACTCTGAAGAGTTTTATTAAGACCTCAGCTATAACGCTTATAACCCTCGGAGTGGTTGCCCTCCTAATAGCCTTTCTGGATTACGCCTTCAAACGCTGGCAGTACGAAAAGAAGATAATGATGTCGAGAAGGGAATTGAAGGAGGAGTACAAACAACTGGAAGGACACCCGGAAGTAAAGAGCAGGATAAAGGCAAGGATGAGGGAGCTCGCAAAGAGCAGGATGATGGCAGAAGTTCCCAAGGCAACAGTAGTTATCACAAACCCAACACACATAGCGATAGCCCTCAAATACAATCCGGAGAAAGACAAAGCTCCCGTTGTTGTTGCAAAGGGAAAGGGCACTATAGCCCAGAAAATCGTTGAGATTGCAGAAAACTACAGTATACCCGTAGTGAGGAAACCGGAACTCGCAAGGGCACTCTACCCTGCGGTTGAGGTAGGAAAGGAAATATCCCCTAAATTTTACAAAGCCGTAGCGGAAATAATAGCCTACGTTATGTTCAAAAAGAAAAAGGTTTACGCCTGAGGACGCAGGAAAGAAAGCACCTTCTGGGCTACCTTTTTAGAAGCCCTTATGCAGTCTGCGGTGGAGACCCCGTAGAGCCAGTTCCCCGTCAGGAACAGCCCAGGATAATCCTTTTCCATTTCTTGAGCTAGGTTCAAGAACCTGTCGTACCCCAGAGTGTACTGAGGTATAGCCCTCTTCCACTTCTGAACGTGCATAAAGTCTATACAGTCTATTTGAAGTATCTCTTTCAGTTCTCTTTCTACTATGTTTTCTATTTCTTCCTCGGAGAGCTCTATTACCTCTCTGTCCGTTGCTCCTCCCAGGAACACCGTTAAAAGTTCCTTTCCCTGAGGTGCTCTTCCCGGGAATAACTTTGACATAAACATAGCTCCGAGAATTCTCTTTTTTCCACTCTCGGAACTAAGAAGCCGAACCTTCGGGAATTTCCCTTCAACACCTACGTTCACAACTACTACGGGAGGATAATCTATCTTGTCGAACTCTTCGCTCGCACTGAAAGAAACTTCCTTCAGGAGATAAGAGGAAGTGTAGGCCGGGGAAGCTACTACGACACTTTTTGTCTCAACCTTTTTCCCGCGCACATCAAGCCTGAAGAAATCCTCAAACTTCCTCATTCTCAGAACTACGTTTTCTGTATGAACTTCAAGCTTTTGAGCAAGTGCATTTATTAGCTCTCCCAAGCCTTCCCCGAAGGATATTAGCTTGCCTTTAGGGCCTGCGGTTTTTTCTTTGATAAATGCCTTTATTAAACTTCCGTACTTTTTCTGAGCTTCATAAAGTTTAGGTGTGGCGTGCTTGAGGGATAACTTTTCCGGATCACCAGCGTAAACCCCCGAGATAAAAGGAGCCACGACGTAATTCAGGAATTCCTCGCCGAAATGTTCTCTTACAAAATCCGCTATGGAAATGTCTTCATCAACACCTCTCT
The genomic region above belongs to Aquifex aeolicus VF5 and contains:
- the hemG gene encoding protoporphyrinogen oxidase, coding for MREVVVIGAGISGLSTAYRLKKEGVDVVVYEKDDRIGGTIHTVKEKGYLFEVGAQTILADQEVIDFLKEAGIEPVEASPSSKYRYIYKKGRLIPLPMSPVEFLKTPLLSLKTKLKVLTEIFKRGVDEDISIADFVREHFGEEFLNYVVAPFISGVYAGDPEKLSLKHATPKLYEAQKKYGSLIKAFIKEKTAGPKGKLISFGEGLGELINALAQKLEVHTENVVLRMRKFEDFFRLDVRGKKVETKSVVVASPAYTSSYLLKEVSFSASEEFDKIDYPPVVVVNVGVEGKFPKVRLLSSESGKKRILGAMFMSKLFPGRAPQGKELLTVFLGGATDREVIELSEEEIENIVERELKEILQIDCIDFMHVQKWKRAIPQYTLGYDRFLNLAQEMEKDYPGLFLTGNWLYGVSTADCIRASKKVAQKVLSFLRPQA
- the flhB gene encoding flagellar biosynthesis protein FlhB, producing MAEEHKTERATPYKRRKVREEGNVAKSHEIASSLVVLLSLLLLLFLGTYIAKEVILIFLAVTGYVHADISELGSLYENFYENIVKVLTPLFFLALLVVILSHVAQFGFIFTLKPLSFKWERINPFEGIKRLISLTTLFETVKNTLKAFLLIGIAVFVLKGSLYFFLSSSTYPLAETLKSFIKTSAITLITLGVVALLIAFLDYAFKRWQYEKKIMMSRRELKEEYKQLEGHPEVKSRIKARMRELAKSRMMAEVPKATVVITNPTHIAIALKYNPEKDKAPVVVAKGKGTIAQKIVEIAENYSIPVVRKPELARALYPAVEVGKEISPKFYKAVAEIIAYVMFKKKKVYA
- a CDS encoding AAA family ATPase, which produces MGILNKFLKKEERKEEKTPEFTVGDLKFKYFPLKRDPDAKIEEYWIETLDVSEDAYWVLVGRRHGIFQLYDWAGNLHRLPSKPPAQSITDIVFRGKYLGVVAPPYLVIYYLENSKDPKTWKSVRISQEGLRPTGGLDIRKGSLAFGVVGEKVYVIDLSGDLTQTTVDFKSTFIYRDAEIGDLRALKILPNGKLFLSGTQGCAVFSIGGNLLRKLNYAGNRAIALYEDKVFIADNEKQKIAIYDSALDRVEGELELPHRVGLIDVSPEGSFLFSADEEENRLGVYDLRNNQFLGFLEGYGYSVVRVASDGSVYTSRWEEQEGKLYYFLEKFETNLIDFLYPKERQKQIIKNANEIYKEFKKVLKEAKTEEELESVKPLRELEEISVPLKEVRELILKAREELQERKLEVFYENIKKKLQEGTITGQDYNRLKEKIEEVSQEWKEKLEELRKEVVEFFNKKLNEHLEKVREAISRAKVKSFSELESLQEVKETRKFISTLPREFYNYANEELLKTLQEKLIEDRLKTFTIKLLEDKVIFGREEVEKFKAEPVRYKWHVKVEDKFLQDGKVFARLIFEREDGLSVEPKRYNNILEQSEVGHFPPWVGRYLKHLNGLCSAEQYRVPEFVSFEETPWFVQNLERFTSLVKEQLQYHEGILILEGDAGVGKNFLVEVFSALTNRPLFIIPCNSKMEKEDITFIYEFDPKKGTKKVYSDLVRALRTPGAVIYLDEINTLPPSLVKIFNPLFDYRRYLVLSYGEVVKARPDVILVGGMNPQNYLGVSELPQDIKSRADIMYVDYPPFEDEKGFYYPDEALILKDYLDTLASLNKEEFTYLWYYVVNDVKTQLGEKLRTPERERDVKLLFDLLKIANEIRKAYRAYQTQQSEEPVEFVFSIRDTIRCARRLRKYGDAKTVVMETIIPKISSPLEKEIVKSIIERAVG
- a CDS encoding secondary thiamine-phosphate synthase enzyme YjbQ, with product MKAYTKYLTFNTKKRRELIRITDEVKKAVEESEVKEGLCLVSSMHLTSSVIIQDDEEGLHEDIWEWLEKLAPYRPDYKHHRTGEDNGDAHLKNLLTHLQVVLPITNGKLDLGPWQEIFYAEFDGQRPKRVVIKIIGE